The Pseudomonas fluorescens genome includes a window with the following:
- the ftsB gene encoding cell division protein FtsB, which translates to MRSPNWLFLVLLLLLAGLQYRLWVGNGSLAQVADLTQQIADQHAENEALLERNRVMDAEVTELKKGMETVEERARHELGMVKEGETLYQLAQ; encoded by the coding sequence ATGCGCAGTCCCAATTGGTTGTTTCTTGTCTTGCTCCTGTTGCTGGCCGGCCTGCAGTACCGCCTGTGGGTGGGCAATGGCAGCTTGGCGCAAGTGGCCGACCTGACTCAGCAAATTGCCGACCAACACGCCGAAAACGAGGCGCTGCTGGAGCGTAATCGGGTGATGGACGCCGAAGTGACAGAGCTGAAAAAAGGCATGGAGACCGTTGAAGAGCGGGCTCGACATGAACTGGGCATGGTCAAGGAGGGCGAAACCCTCTACC